A window of the Branchiostoma lanceolatum isolate klBraLanc5 chromosome 13, klBraLanc5.hap2, whole genome shotgun sequence genome harbors these coding sequences:
- the LOC136447225 gene encoding G-protein coupled receptor 54-like yields MPGHKNRYLLVTAGCVMLLITPVPSMDFVEEEGNYNQTNGTTIGPPSLTATAYLMTTISAVVFLVGLTGNSLVIYIVARFQEMHTVTNYYISNLAITDLAFLCCCLPFSAANYVTFEWKLGLFMCKFVSYMMQVTVQATCLTLAVLSVDRYCAIVHPVTSMSFRTKKVAKILCASVWAASALLGIPVAVNYELVEHDYFGRRYYCQEVWVSESGQRGYMLYTVLLAYVIPLACCGACGILIIRRLLTRMERAPAQQRNQARQTRRTTCIIVSVVIIFALSWLPNHAINLWRVFNLDAEITDTISALKAAALILSYSNSAVNPFVYTLIGENYRNCLKKSAPCTRRKSSYSSRFSSGVTRCSCLNGTKGEMTVTLGVRLAHVRNPPLEMKTSYLPSETAQVSMPDDDDRIM; encoded by the exons ATGCCAG GACATAAGAACCGGTACCTGTTAGTGACCGCGGGCTGTGTGATGCTGCTGATCACACCCGTACCCAGTATGGACTTCGTGGAGGAGGAAGGAAACTACAACCAGACGAATGGGACGACCATAGGACCCCCGTCCCTCACG GCGACCGCCTACCTCATGACCACCATCAGTGCAGTTGTGTTCCTGGTCGGTTTGACCGGCAACTCGCTGGTTATCTACATCGTGGCGCGGTTTCAGGAGATGCACACCGTCACCAACTACTACATCTCCAACCTGGCCATCACCGACTTGGCCTTCCTCTGCTGCTGCCTTCCGTTCAGCGCCGCCAACTACGTCACGTTCGAATGGAAGCTGGGGCTGTTCATGTGCAAGTTTGTCAGCTACATGATGCAG GTGACTGTGCAGGCGACCTGTCTAACGCTGGCCGTGCTGAGTGTGGACCGCTACTGTGCCATCGTCCATCCCGTGACGTCCATGTCATTCAGAACCAAGAAGGTGGCGAAGATCCTCTGTGCATCTGTATGGGCAG CGTCTGCTCTTCTGGGTATACCGGTGGCAGTCAACTATGAGCTGGTGGAACATGACTACTTCGGCCGGCGCTACTACTGCCAGGAG GTGTGGGTTTCCGAGTCGGGACAGCGAGGCTACATGCTGTACACCGTCCTGCTGGCCTACGTCATCCCGCTGGCGTGCTGTGGGGCCTGCGGCATCCTCATCATCCGCCGCCTCCTCACCCGCATGGAGCGAGCCCCCGCCCAGCAGCGGAACCAGGCCCGACAGACCCGCCGCACCACCTGCATCATCGTCAGCGTGGTCATCATCTTCGCCCTCTCGTGGCTGCCCAACCACGCTATCAACCTCTGGCGTGTCTTCAACCTGGATGCAGAGATCACAGACACCATCAGCGCCCTCAAGGCAGCAGCCTTGATCCTCTCCTACTCCAACTCTGCCGTCAATCCGTTCGTGTATACTCTCATAGGGGAGAACTATCGTAACTGCTTGAAGAAGTCCGCTCCATGCACCAGAAGGAAGAGTAGCTACTCCTCCCGTTTTAGCTCTGGCGTGACGAGATGCTCATGCCTGAATGGTACTAAAGGGGAGATGACTGTTACACTAGGCGTGCGCCTTGCCCACGTGCGAAACCCGCCTTTGGAAATGAAAACATCTTACCTGCCGTCGGAAACTGCTCAGGTTTCCAtgccagatgatgatgatagaatcATGTAG